One region of Dysidea avara chromosome 1, odDysAvar1.4, whole genome shotgun sequence genomic DNA includes:
- the LOC136253428 gene encoding tyrosine aminotransferase-like, producing the protein MGEEQDVDAWFIPASEESKKIINTIKQVVDGRKLDKNPDKDVLNLSIGDPTVHGFTVHGTVKEAVRGALNSDSFNGLGPAHGLFCARQAVAKYHTSSEAPLTEDDIIMASGCTGALDLCFTVLGNPGQNLLIPVPTLPFYTSTTIPRGLVPRYYNLLPDRQWEADLDQMEQLIDKDTVAIVVVNPSNPCGSVYSKQHLLDILAVAEKHSLPIIADEIYTNMTFKDQPSYPIASLSKNVPILSCGGLGKLCSVPGWRVGWILLHDRNQRLKKEVIPSLLLVAQKILGPSTLLQAALPQIFDKLPQSYIDQTMVVAKADAEIAYKELSVVAGLKPYNPTGAMYMMVGVELSKFPHISSTVEFMEKLMSEESVFILPGECFKYPGFIRLVLLISSDKMREACGRIREFCNRHCQA; encoded by the exons ATGGGAGAGGAGCAGGACGTCGATGCTTGGTTCATACCGGCTTCAGAAGAGTCCAAGAAGATTATTAATACAATTAAACAAGTTGTGGATGGTAGGAAGCTGGACAAGAATCCTGACAAAGACGTGCTGAACCTTTCGATCG GTGACCCAACCGTCCATGGTTTTACCGTGCATGGGACCGTGAAGGAAGCTGTCAGAGGTGCCCTTAATTCGGACAGCTTCAATGGCTTGGGCCCAGCACATG GTTTATTTTGTGCCAGACAAGCAGTAGCTAAATACCACACATCTTCAGAGGCTCCTCTCACAGAGGAT GACATCATCATGGCTAGTGGCTGTACAGGAGCTCTGGATTTGTGTTTCACTGTACTGGGCAACCCTGGCCAGAACTTGTTAATACCAGTTCCAACCCTGCCCTTCTACACAAGTACAACTATACCACGAGGACTAGTCCCACGGTATTATAATCTACTG CCTGATAGACAATGGGAGGCTGATCTTGATCAAATGGAGCAGTTGATAGATAAGGATACTGTGGCTATTGTTGTAGTAAATCCTTCCAACCCTTGTGGTTCAGTTTACTCCAAACAGCATCTTCTTGACATCCTAGCTGTGGCAGAAAAACATTCCCTACCTATAATTGCAGATGAGATATACACTAACATGACTTTTAAAGACCAACCATCATATCCCATAGCATCACTCTCTAAGAATGTACCGATACTATCCTGTGGAGGTCTAGGGAAACTGTGTTCTGTGCCTGGATGGAGGGTAGGCTGGATTCTTTTACATGATAGAAACCAGAGACTGAAAAAAGAG GTTATTCCTTCTTTGTTACTAGTAGCTCAAAAGATACTTGGTCCATCCACTCTACTGCAGGCTGCATTGCCTCAGATATTTGACAAGCTCCCTCAGTCGTACATCGATCAGACAATGGTTGTAGCTAAA GCTGATGCAGAAATTGCTTACAAAGAATTATCAGTTGTGGCAGGATTGAAGCCTTACAATCCAACTGGTGCCATGTACATGATGGTCGGCGTGGAGTTGAGTAAATTTCCTCACATAAGCTCCACTGTAGAGTTCATGGAGAAACTGATGTCTGAAGAGAGTGTATTTATCCTACCTGGTGAA TGTTTCAAGTATCCAGGCTTCATCAGATTAGTGCTGTTGATATCAAGTGATAAGATGAGAGAAGCTTGTGGTCGTATCAGAGAATTCTGTAACAGACACTGCCAAGCATAG